A single region of the Bacteroidota bacterium genome encodes:
- a CDS encoding right-handed parallel beta-helix repeat-containing protein, which yields MIKFLQFFFAGALLSLSLFLTWASAQPSGGPYGPIKQRYELPSGANRIYYVAVDGKSEASGEALTSPTSLESAIERVRTGDAIIMRGGVYRTGNLVLNQGITIQPYEDEEPVLKGSFVAADWQNLGNGLWVTKWSHLFPSKPDNWWQRDREGKKTPLYLFNNDMVFVDGRFLQAVGWEGEVDQNTYYIDYDSGMVYIGADPKDRLVEITAFNVGILRTTSEVHGKKSDHQGYTIRGVTFTQYAYRALEIEGTDPAALSEESAHGKDVVGSLLENCTITFCSRVAGYFRGDRFTMRHCKVSDTSTEGVYVIGSNDILLEGNIFTRNNIEHITGYYPAAVKIFNQCYRATCRNNLIIDLPNSNGIWYDVGEVDGVFVDNWVENVGHVEATTSTEQAWPSDNGFFFEISKGVVCAGNVFVNCDHGMMILNSSNTRIYNNTFVNSMACIGRNGRVPAGDHFGWHSSTGPGVEKREGHVFVNNLLTGDKNFTRPLLFVWQPASLCERLSKPALSQFDHNIFERGIEKTPYPLIVWSPAQNAKCQTGFNSVDSLRAVYPEFEANSRYYLNYDGPSFKSVQLNNYQLIPGAPGATSGGQTPEEIRKLIGQEKKSERYVGAFPPMQ from the coding sequence ATGATCAAATTTTTGCAGTTTTTCTTCGCCGGGGCCCTTCTTTCTCTCTCTCTTTTCCTGACATGGGCGTCGGCTCAGCCGTCCGGAGGACCGTACGGTCCGATCAAGCAGCGGTACGAACTGCCGTCGGGAGCAAATAGAATCTACTATGTTGCGGTGGACGGGAAATCCGAGGCCTCCGGCGAAGCGCTTACAAGCCCGACATCGCTGGAATCCGCGATCGAACGGGTCCGCACCGGCGATGCGATCATCATGCGCGGCGGCGTATACCGCACCGGCAACCTCGTCCTGAATCAGGGAATCACGATTCAGCCGTATGAAGACGAAGAACCGGTATTGAAGGGATCATTTGTCGCCGCAGATTGGCAGAATCTCGGCAATGGCCTTTGGGTGACAAAATGGTCCCACTTGTTTCCGTCTAAACCGGACAACTGGTGGCAGCGCGACCGGGAGGGGAAGAAAACTCCGCTCTACCTTTTCAACAACGATATGGTCTTTGTGGACGGAAGGTTCCTCCAAGCAGTTGGATGGGAAGGAGAGGTCGATCAGAACACGTATTACATTGACTATGACTCCGGCATGGTGTACATCGGCGCCGACCCGAAGGACCGGCTGGTGGAGATCACGGCATTCAACGTCGGCATCCTCCGGACAACCAGCGAAGTCCACGGGAAAAAATCCGACCATCAAGGATACACGATCCGCGGGGTCACGTTCACCCAATATGCGTACCGCGCCCTCGAGATCGAAGGGACCGACCCGGCCGCATTGTCCGAAGAGTCCGCACACGGGAAGGATGTCGTTGGCTCATTGCTGGAAAATTGCACTATCACATTCTGCTCGCGGGTTGCCGGATATTTTCGCGGCGACCGGTTCACGATGCGTCACTGTAAAGTCAGCGATACGAGTACCGAAGGAGTCTACGTGATCGGGTCGAACGACATCCTGCTCGAAGGAAATATCTTTACGCGGAACAACATCGAACACATCACCGGTTATTATCCTGCGGCGGTGAAGATCTTCAACCAATGCTACCGGGCGACGTGCCGCAACAATTTGATCATCGACCTTCCGAACTCGAACGGTATCTGGTACGACGTCGGCGAAGTGGACGGGGTCTTCGTGGACAACTGGGTTGAAAACGTCGGTCATGTCGAAGCCACGACGTCGACCGAACAGGCGTGGCCGAGCGACAACGGATTCTTCTTTGAGATCTCGAAAGGCGTGGTCTGCGCCGGAAATGTTTTTGTCAACTGCGACCACGGCATGATGATCCTCAACAGTTCCAACACGCGCATCTACAATAATACCTTCGTCAACAGCATGGCATGCATTGGACGGAACGGAAGAGTCCCGGCCGGCGATCATTTCGGATGGCATTCCAGCACCGGCCCCGGCGTCGAGAAGCGGGAAGGGCACGTCTTCGTCAACAATCTTCTGACCGGTGACAAGAATTTTACGCGGCCGCTCCTCTTCGTCTGGCAGCCGGCGTCGTTGTGCGAGCGCCTTTCCAAGCCGGCGTTGAGCCAATTCGACCACAATATTTTTGAGCGCGGGATCGAGAAAACGCCGTATCCGTTGATCGTCTGGAGCCCGGCACAGAACGCAAAATGCCAGACGGGATTCAACTCCGTCGACAGCCTTCGGGCGGTCTATCCGGAGTTTGAGGCCAACAGCAGATATTATCTCAATTATGACGGACCCTCCTTCAAGAGCGTTCAATTGAACAACTATCAGCTGATCCCCGGAGCTCCCGGCGCGACGTCCGGCGGCCAAACGCCCGAAGAGATCAGGAAGCTCATCGGGCAGGAAAAGAAGTCCGAACGATACGTAGGCGCTTTTCCACCGATGCAATAA
- a CDS encoding alpha-L-fucosidase, with protein sequence MSGNAQDSLKSNAPGKFQPTWESLERNYRCPEWFRDAKFGIWAHWSAQCVPEQGDWYARNMYIQGTPQYEHHLKTYGHPSKTGFMEIDHLWKAENWDPEKLMKLYKRAGAKYFVALANHHDNFDCYNSKYHAWNSVNIGPKKDIVGIWEKVARENGLHFGVSNHSAHAWHWFQTAYGYDSEGPHAGVRYDAATLTRADGKGKWWEGLDPQELYAGPNMKMPDGLTSVAAVDEWHEKNDRVWTELPPPNNPAFVQQWFLRCQDLIDSYHPDLIYFDDSELPLGQAGLDIAAHYYNASARLNNGSVEGVITAKQLSPEESKGVVQDFERGFCDTIQAEPWQTCTCIGSWHYSREIAEKNLYKPVSQVVDMLIDNVSKNGNLLLSIPVRGDGTIDDHEIAFLDGLARWMDVNGEAIFGTRPWKLFGEGPSKVKSGMFNEGTGGMFTSKDIRFTTKGKDLYAFVLRWPDEKNVVIKSLGSGSSLVGGKKVLTISLLGYDGKLEWSQKDDELVVTLPDHKPCENAVALKISGIVAE encoded by the coding sequence ATGTCAGGGAACGCCCAGGACAGCTTGAAGAGCAATGCGCCGGGTAAATTCCAGCCGACCTGGGAGTCGCTCGAGCGTAACTACCGCTGTCCGGAATGGTTCCGCGATGCCAAGTTCGGCATCTGGGCTCACTGGTCTGCTCAATGTGTCCCCGAACAGGGAGACTGGTATGCAAGGAACATGTACATTCAGGGAACGCCGCAGTACGAACACCATCTGAAAACGTACGGACATCCGTCGAAAACCGGCTTCATGGAGATCGATCACTTGTGGAAAGCGGAAAACTGGGATCCGGAGAAACTGATGAAGCTCTACAAGCGCGCCGGCGCCAAGTATTTTGTCGCATTGGCGAACCATCACGATAATTTCGATTGCTACAATTCCAAGTACCATGCGTGGAATTCGGTGAACATCGGGCCGAAAAAGGACATCGTCGGAATTTGGGAAAAAGTCGCACGCGAGAACGGATTGCATTTCGGCGTCAGCAACCACTCCGCCCATGCCTGGCATTGGTTCCAAACGGCGTACGGTTACGACAGCGAAGGACCGCATGCGGGGGTCCGCTACGATGCGGCCACGCTCACCCGGGCCGATGGAAAGGGGAAATGGTGGGAAGGACTTGATCCGCAGGAATTGTATGCCGGCCCGAACATGAAAATGCCCGACGGACTGACGAGCGTTGCGGCGGTCGACGAATGGCATGAGAAAAACGACCGCGTGTGGACCGAACTGCCGCCGCCGAACAATCCGGCGTTCGTTCAGCAATGGTTCCTTCGCTGCCAGGATCTGATCGATTCGTACCATCCCGATCTGATCTATTTCGACGACTCGGAACTGCCCCTCGGGCAAGCGGGGCTCGACATCGCGGCGCATTATTACAATGCGAGCGCACGGCTGAATAACGGCAGCGTCGAAGGGGTCATCACCGCGAAACAGCTCTCTCCGGAAGAGAGCAAGGGGGTTGTCCAGGATTTTGAGCGAGGTTTCTGCGACACGATCCAAGCTGAGCCGTGGCAGACGTGTACGTGCATCGGTTCATGGCATTACAGCCGTGAGATTGCCGAGAAGAACCTTTACAAACCGGTCTCGCAAGTGGTCGATATGCTCATCGACAACGTGAGCAAAAACGGGAACCTCCTTCTCAGCATACCGGTCAGGGGAGATGGGACCATCGACGACCATGAGATTGCGTTTCTCGACGGGCTCGCCCGGTGGATGGACGTCAACGGCGAGGCGATCTTTGGAACGCGTCCGTGGAAATTGTTTGGTGAGGGTCCTTCAAAGGTCAAGTCAGGGATGTTCAATGAAGGAACGGGGGGAATGTTCACGTCAAAGGACATTCGCTTCACGACAAAAGGGAAGGATCTTTATGCGTTCGTCCTCAGATGGCCCGATGAAAAGAATGTGGTCATCAAGTCACTCGGCTCCGGATCTTCTCTCGTTGGCGGGAAGAAGGTGCTGACCATTTCCCTTCTCGGGTATGATGGTAAGCTGGAATGGTCGCAGAAAGACGATGAATTGGTCGTCACGTTGCCGGACCATAAACCGTGCGAAAATGCCGTTGCTCTGAAAATCAGCGGCATCGTTGCGGAATGA
- a CDS encoding endo-1,4-beta-xylanase, producing the protein MKQNCNVMKDYPLMRELRTGPWLLGFGLLFLSVVGIPAGLFSQPLAAGQNKFLGCSSSVPVWPHLDQYWNQITPGNDGKWGSAEPGQGYFSWDNLDTIYNYAARNGFLFKEHNLVWGNQQPSWITSLDSADQRGAVQTWIQTVCQRYPTLSFIDVVNEPFHAPPPYAKALGGNGATGWDWVVTAFQWARQYAPAGTKLLVNDYNILQDNTTTTNYLHLVDTLMVRGLIDGIGIQGHYFEFRSPLHATSNNYVYSVSTIKSNLDRLTATGLPVYISEFAINEQNDSDQLAEYQIYFPLFWSDPGVKGMTLWGYIQNDVWSAEPYAYLLHTDGTERPVVQWLRTFIRYGPTPNAPLLVSPRNATNVARQATFTWRSAQYALTYELQVALDQAFTLVLEDTTLADTTKTIGFALDDTTTFYWRVAGIDSAGQGPYSVVARFNTGTALDVKEADMTPKEFSLSQNYPNPFNPTTLISFQLPASGFVRLRVFDLLGKEVATLAEGERPAGSYQVSFDGSRLSSGIYLYRLEAGELTITKKLVLLK; encoded by the coding sequence ATGAAGCAGAACTGCAATGTGATGAAGGATTATCCGCTAATGCGAGAGCTTAGAACCGGTCCATGGCTGCTGGGGTTCGGGCTGCTCTTCCTTTCTGTGGTTGGAATTCCCGCCGGGTTGTTTTCCCAGCCGCTTGCGGCCGGCCAGAACAAATTTCTTGGATGCAGCAGCAGCGTTCCGGTCTGGCCGCATCTTGATCAATACTGGAATCAGATCACGCCGGGGAACGACGGCAAGTGGGGTTCCGCGGAGCCGGGGCAGGGATATTTCTCGTGGGACAACCTCGACACGATCTATAATTATGCGGCGAGGAACGGGTTTCTTTTCAAGGAACACAACCTCGTGTGGGGAAACCAGCAGCCATCATGGATCACGTCGCTCGATTCCGCCGATCAACGGGGGGCGGTACAAACCTGGATCCAGACCGTCTGCCAGCGGTATCCGACGCTGTCGTTTATCGATGTTGTCAACGAACCTTTTCATGCGCCCCCTCCTTACGCGAAGGCGTTGGGGGGAAACGGCGCGACCGGCTGGGATTGGGTGGTCACGGCGTTTCAGTGGGCCCGGCAATATGCCCCCGCGGGAACGAAGCTGCTTGTGAACGACTACAATATTTTGCAGGACAATACCACAACGACAAACTATCTTCACCTTGTCGACACGCTGATGGTGCGCGGGCTGATCGACGGCATCGGCATCCAGGGACATTATTTCGAATTCCGCAGCCCTCTTCATGCAACGAGCAATAATTACGTTTATAGTGTCAGTACGATCAAAAGCAATCTCGATAGACTGACGGCAACCGGGTTGCCGGTCTATATCAGTGAGTTCGCCATTAATGAACAGAACGATTCGGACCAACTTGCCGAGTATCAGATCTATTTTCCCCTGTTCTGGAGCGACCCGGGGGTCAAAGGAATGACGTTGTGGGGATATATTCAGAACGATGTCTGGAGCGCAGAACCGTATGCGTACTTGCTGCACACGGACGGGACCGAGCGTCCCGTGGTTCAATGGCTTCGTACGTTCATCAGATACGGCCCGACGCCGAATGCCCCGCTTCTTGTATCGCCGAGAAACGCGACCAACGTGGCGAGGCAGGCAACGTTCACATGGCGCTCTGCTCAGTATGCATTGACGTACGAACTGCAGGTTGCGCTCGACCAGGCATTTACTCTCGTGCTGGAGGATACGACACTCGCAGACACGACGAAGACCATCGGTTTCGCGCTTGACGACACCACCACATTTTATTGGCGCGTGGCCGGAATTGACTCGGCGGGACAGGGACCGTATTCAGTCGTTGCGCGGTTCAATACAGGAACGGCGCTCGATGTCAAAGAGGCGGACATGACACCGAAAGAATTTTCTCTTTCGCAAAATTATCCGAACCCGTTCAATCCGACAACGCTCATTTCCTTTCAGCTCCCCGCTTCCGGTTTTGTCCGGTTAAGGGTATTCGACCTTCTCGGCAAGGAGGTCGCGACGCTTGCCGAAGGAGAACGCCCCGCCGGTTCGTATCAGGTCAGCTTCGACGGTTCGCGGCTCAGCAGCGGTATCTATTTATACCGGCTTGAAGCAGGGGAATTGACCATAACGAAAAAGCTTGTGCTCCTCAAATGA
- a CDS encoding DUF5597 domain-containing protein, producing MKILLSFLMVCVAATARSQSAAGQNDPGIPHLHKQGTATQVVVDGKPFLMLAGELGNSSASSLDYMRPIWPKVAKMHLNTLLVPVYWELLEPAEGKFDFTLVDSAIFSARASGMRIVFLWFGSWKNSMSCYVPGWIKSDQDRFPRARISSGKAQEILSPFYDVNKETDARAFAELMKHLRIIDGTHHTVVMVQVENEIGMIPEARDCCKKANAAFQDQVPSALMSYLEKNKETLAPELLTMWQDAGSKSSGTWEDVFGKGAHTDEIFMAWYFAAYTNDVAHQGKEEYPLPMYVNAALIRPGYKPGQYPSAGPLPHLMDIWRAAAPAIDFLAPDIYFKNLTEWCERFDRSGNPIFIPEAGNNQSMANAFYAFARHNAMGYSPFSIESLADPDNNQVAKGYEVLQQLEPLIVEHQGKGTMNGILLDSASQSERIQLGDYAILFRHEYGWRYAVRTGPDTPRVGGMVIMISKDEFLVAGTGVMVSFWPRSSDDDAVGIMSMDEGTFVDGKWVAGRRMNGDQDNQGRETHLPSGMFTIQKVKLYRYK from the coding sequence ATGAAGATCCTGCTGTCATTCCTGATGGTCTGCGTCGCTGCGACCGCCCGCTCACAATCCGCAGCCGGCCAAAATGATCCTGGTATTCCGCACCTGCATAAACAGGGGACCGCGACGCAGGTGGTCGTGGATGGTAAACCCTTCCTGATGCTTGCAGGAGAGCTTGGAAATTCGAGCGCCTCCAGCCTCGACTACATGAGGCCGATCTGGCCGAAGGTCGCTAAGATGCACTTGAATACGCTGCTTGTACCGGTGTATTGGGAGCTCCTTGAGCCGGCGGAAGGAAAATTTGATTTCACGCTGGTCGACAGCGCGATCTTCTCTGCCAGAGCCTCCGGCATGAGAATTGTCTTCCTCTGGTTCGGTTCGTGGAAGAACAGTATGTCCTGTTACGTTCCGGGCTGGATAAAATCGGACCAGGACCGCTTTCCGCGGGCGCGGATAAGCAGCGGCAAAGCTCAGGAGATCCTCAGTCCCTTCTACGACGTCAATAAAGAAACTGACGCACGGGCGTTCGCCGAATTAATGAAGCATCTTCGCATCATCGACGGCACGCACCACACGGTCGTCATGGTTCAGGTCGAAAATGAAATTGGAATGATCCCTGAGGCGAGAGATTGCTGCAAGAAAGCAAATGCCGCTTTTCAGGACCAGGTCCCCTCCGCGCTCATGAGTTACCTCGAAAAAAACAAGGAGACGCTCGCCCCCGAACTATTAACGATGTGGCAGGATGCCGGTTCCAAATCGTCGGGAACATGGGAAGATGTTTTCGGGAAGGGAGCACACACCGACGAGATATTCATGGCGTGGTACTTCGCCGCGTATACGAATGATGTGGCACATCAGGGGAAAGAAGAATATCCGCTGCCGATGTACGTCAACGCCGCCCTCATTCGCCCCGGATACAAGCCGGGACAGTATCCAAGCGCCGGACCACTCCCCCATCTTATGGATATCTGGAGAGCGGCAGCGCCGGCCATCGACTTTTTAGCCCCCGACATCTACTTTAAAAATCTCACGGAGTGGTGCGAACGGTTTGACCGTTCCGGCAATCCGATCTTCATCCCCGAAGCCGGGAACAATCAGAGTATGGCAAACGCTTTTTATGCCTTTGCCCGGCATAACGCAATGGGCTACAGTCCGTTCTCCATAGAGTCGCTCGCTGACCCGGACAACAATCAGGTCGCAAAAGGATACGAGGTTCTCCAGCAGCTCGAGCCGCTGATCGTCGAGCACCAGGGAAAAGGAACCATGAATGGAATCCTTCTCGACAGCGCTTCTCAATCCGAACGGATTCAGTTGGGTGACTACGCGATCTTGTTCAGGCATGAATACGGATGGAGGTATGCCGTCCGAACGGGCCCCGACACACCGCGCGTTGGAGGAATGGTGATCATGATCTCGAAGGATGAATTTTTGGTGGCAGGAACGGGAGTTATGGTAAGCTTTTGGCCGCGGTCGTCTGACGACGACGCCGTTGGAATTATGAGCATGGATGAAGGAACGTTCGTCGACGGAAAATGGGTTGCCGGCCGCCGCATGAACGGAGACCAGGACAATCAGGGGAGAGAAACGCATTTACCTTCGGGGATGTTTACGATCCAAAAAGTGAAGCTCTACCGGTATAAATAA
- a CDS encoding endo-1,4-beta-xylanase, whose amino-acid sequence MKTNFCDQGKEKKTLGLSVSIVFIALSVILTTQLHAQIQTNVPSLKNVYANDFYIGCILSYRHVGFPSDSAVTGQSSVVDPNGGYLVKYHMNSMSPGNNMKLQYTVDIATSAANYLAASGSARDSVNVHPVVRFNGDMIAQLNWARRQGFTFRGHNLVWHSSVPTEFFRTGYTTTGARLSKDSMTIRMGNYIHEVIRIIHQGWPGLLSAFDVVNEAIDDGTSSVRTTGNEWYTTFGDSTYVMLAFQFARQYTAEYGETQIKLYYNDYNTDIAAKANGIVTLLTPIFQAGYLDGIGMQEHDAISPSPFPTAANFIASYNKFSPICSEMSVTETDCVTGSATPSAAVLAKQANQYGMLFKCFVERSFRSGRGKIVNVTKDGLDDAYTFATGQSSSLWDSNDQCKPAFFAVADVGANYDMLDSLIRYADSLHQKDYSVASWAHLDSVLSTVVTARDQNYSASFSADTVMWNAFFSLQDAILALSAPTTVKANRSEVPAEFGLGQNYPNPFNPSTVISYQLPINSFVTMKVYDLVGREVRTLVSGWKNAGTYSIQFDASSLPSGVYFYRIQAGNFASVKKLILLK is encoded by the coding sequence ATGAAAACTAATTTTTGCGATCAAGGTAAAGAGAAGAAGACGTTGGGGCTGTCCGTATCAATTGTTTTCATAGCTCTTTCGGTGATTCTTACTACGCAGTTACATGCTCAAATTCAGACGAACGTTCCGTCGTTGAAGAACGTCTATGCGAATGATTTCTACATCGGCTGCATCTTATCCTACCGACACGTCGGCTTTCCATCCGATTCCGCCGTTACCGGGCAGTCGTCGGTGGTCGACCCGAATGGCGGATACCTGGTGAAGTATCATATGAATTCGATGTCCCCCGGCAACAACATGAAGCTGCAGTACACGGTGGATATTGCCACGAGTGCCGCCAATTATCTCGCAGCGTCCGGTTCTGCACGCGATTCCGTCAACGTCCATCCCGTGGTCAGGTTCAACGGCGACATGATCGCACAGCTGAATTGGGCGCGGAGGCAGGGCTTCACTTTCCGCGGCCATAATCTGGTATGGCATTCGTCCGTCCCGACGGAATTTTTCCGGACCGGCTATACGACCACCGGCGCGCGGCTGTCGAAAGACAGCATGACCATCCGCATGGGGAACTATATCCACGAGGTCATCAGGATCATCCACCAGGGATGGCCGGGACTCTTGTCCGCCTTCGACGTGGTGAACGAAGCCATCGACGACGGCACCTCCTCGGTGCGCACCACCGGCAACGAATGGTACACGACCTTTGGCGACTCGACATACGTCATGCTGGCCTTCCAATTTGCGCGCCAGTATACCGCGGAGTACGGCGAAACACAAATCAAACTGTACTACAACGACTACAACACCGACATCGCTGCAAAAGCCAACGGCATCGTTACCCTCCTTACTCCGATCTTTCAGGCGGGGTATCTCGACGGCATCGGCATGCAGGAACACGACGCGATCTCTCCATCCCCGTTTCCCACCGCCGCAAACTTCATCGCATCGTACAATAAATTCTCCCCCATCTGCTCAGAAATGTCGGTGACCGAGACCGATTGTGTCACCGGCAGCGCAACTCCGTCGGCCGCGGTCCTGGCGAAACAGGCCAATCAATACGGGATGCTCTTCAAATGTTTCGTGGAGCGAAGTTTCAGGTCGGGACGGGGAAAGATCGTCAATGTCACAAAAGACGGTTTGGACGATGCCTACACGTTTGCGACAGGCCAGTCTTCGTCCCTCTGGGATTCCAACGACCAGTGCAAGCCCGCATTTTTTGCCGTTGCCGACGTCGGCGCCAACTACGACATGCTCGATTCGCTGATCCGGTACGCCGACAGCCTCCACCAGAAGGATTACTCGGTTGCATCCTGGGCTCACCTCGATTCGGTCCTGTCGACCGTGGTGACCGCGCGCGACCAGAATTACTCCGCCTCTTTTTCGGCGGACACTGTGATGTGGAATGCCTTCTTCAGCTTGCAGGATGCGATCCTGGCCCTCAGCGCCCCGACCACGGTGAAAGCAAATCGATCAGAAGTTCCAGCCGAGTTCGGGCTCGGGCAGAATTATCCAAACCCGTTCAACCCAAGCACGGTGATCAGTTATCAGTTGCCAATTAACAGCTTTGTGACGATGAAGGTCTACGATCTGGTCGGGAGAGAAGTAAGAACCTTGGTGAGCGGATGGAAAAATGCGGGAACGTATTCCATCCAATTCGACGCAAGCAGCCTTCCAAGCGGCGTCTATTTTTACAGGATTCAGGCCGGCAATTTCGCAAGTGTCAAGAAACTTATTCTCTTAAAGTGA
- a CDS encoding sialate O-acetylesterase — protein MKSTLYRRILIYLLGISVGASAIAQVRLPRLVSDGMVLQRDSKVKVWGWAGRGEKISVHFIDSVYTAFADSAGDWSIVLAGLKAGGPYEMRIEASNVLTVKDIMIGEVWVCSGQSNMELTMKTVRPIYEDEIANAQNPFIREFTVPQTYDFNKPHQDLDSGSWQSATPATVLQFSAVAYFFGKELYEQYKVPIGLINTSLGGSPIESWMSEDALKKFPVAYKEAQRFKDPLLIRKIESEDRARIGKWYALARESDEGHKDPSRLWTSPSLKTSGWPSMKIPGYWMNTALGRVNGVVWFRKEFTVPVAMTGVSAKLILGRIVDADSAFVNGTFVGTTSYQYPPRRYEIPAGVLKEGKNILVVRVINESGAGGFVPDKQYEIVAGGQTIDLKGDWQYRLGASMPPLASQTFIRWKPLGLYNAMIAPLLKYSVKGAIWYQGESNAGSPIEYRELLPSLIADWRQKWGEGDFPFLIVQLPNFMTAKEEPSQSDWALLREAQLRTLSTPNTGLAVTIDVGEWNDIHPLNKKEVGKRLALAAQKVAYGDEHVVSSGPIYRSMKVDGNKIILTFSSVGGGLVAKGGVLKSFAIAGADMQFVWGDAKIEGDNVVVSSATIANPVAVRYAWADNPADANLYNKEGFPASPFRTDE, from the coding sequence ATGAAATCAACGCTCTATCGGCGCATTCTCATTTATCTTCTAGGTATTTCCGTTGGCGCGTCAGCCATCGCACAAGTGCGCCTCCCCCGGTTGGTCAGCGACGGGATGGTTTTGCAGAGGGATTCGAAGGTAAAGGTCTGGGGATGGGCGGGCCGGGGAGAGAAAATTTCCGTCCACTTTATCGATTCGGTTTACACGGCGTTTGCCGACAGCGCAGGTGATTGGAGTATCGTTCTTGCCGGATTGAAAGCCGGCGGTCCTTACGAGATGCGCATCGAAGCGAGCAATGTCCTCACCGTCAAAGATATTATGATCGGGGAGGTGTGGGTCTGCTCGGGTCAGTCGAATATGGAGCTGACGATGAAGACCGTCCGGCCGATCTATGAAGATGAGATCGCAAATGCGCAGAACCCGTTCATCAGAGAATTCACTGTGCCCCAGACGTACGACTTCAACAAACCCCATCAGGATCTCGATTCCGGATCATGGCAATCGGCCACGCCGGCAACAGTACTTCAATTTTCGGCCGTCGCATATTTTTTTGGCAAAGAGCTGTACGAACAGTACAAGGTTCCGATCGGTTTGATCAATACGAGCCTCGGCGGCTCCCCCATCGAGTCGTGGATGAGCGAAGATGCGTTGAAGAAGTTTCCCGTCGCGTACAAGGAGGCGCAGCGGTTCAAGGATCCTTTGTTGATCAGGAAGATAGAGAGCGAGGACAGGGCCAGGATCGGAAAATGGTACGCACTTGCGCGCGAAAGCGACGAAGGACACAAAGACCCGTCCAGGCTGTGGACGTCGCCGTCGCTCAAGACATCCGGTTGGCCTTCCATGAAAATTCCCGGCTATTGGATGAACACTGCGCTCGGCCGCGTCAACGGGGTCGTGTGGTTCAGGAAGGAGTTCACCGTCCCTGTCGCAATGACCGGCGTTTCCGCGAAGTTAATTTTGGGGAGGATCGTTGACGCCGATTCGGCCTTTGTGAACGGCACGTTCGTCGGAACGACGAGCTACCAGTATCCGCCGAGGAGATATGAAATTCCGGCGGGGGTGCTGAAGGAAGGGAAAAATATTCTTGTCGTTCGGGTCATCAACGAAAGCGGCGCGGGAGGGTTCGTTCCGGACAAGCAGTACGAGATTGTCGCGGGAGGGCAAACGATCGACCTGAAAGGCGACTGGCAATACCGGCTCGGGGCATCGATGCCTCCCCTTGCCAGCCAAACATTCATACGGTGGAAGCCCCTCGGACTCTACAATGCAATGATCGCCCCTCTACTGAAGTATTCCGTCAAAGGAGCAATATGGTATCAGGGGGAATCGAACGCGGGAAGCCCGATAGAATATCGCGAACTGCTCCCTTCGCTCATCGCCGACTGGAGGCAGAAATGGGGGGAAGGAGATTTTCCGTTTTTGATCGTGCAACTGCCGAATTTCATGACGGCAAAGGAGGAGCCTTCTCAAAGCGATTGGGCCCTCTTAAGAGAGGCGCAGCTCAGAACATTGTCGACGCCGAATACGGGGCTGGCAGTGACGATCGATGTCGGCGAATGGAATGACATTCATCCCCTTAATAAGAAGGAGGTGGGTAAACGTCTTGCCCTTGCCGCTCAAAAAGTTGCCTATGGAGATGAACATGTTGTCTCTTCAGGCCCGATCTACCGGTCAATGAAAGTGGATGGGAATAAGATCATCCTGACGTTCTCATCCGTTGGCGGCGGCTTGGTCGCAAAAGGAGGCGTCCTCAAATCGTTCGCCATAGCCGGGGCCGACATGCAATTTGTGTGGGGGGATGCGAAGATCGAGGGGGACAATGTCGTCGTTTCGAGCGCCACGATCGCGAATCCGGTAGCGGTCAGGTATGCCTGGGCAGATAATCCGGCTGACGCCAATCTCTATAATAAAGAAGGCTTTCCCGCTTCGCCGTTCAGGACCGATGAATAA